In a genomic window of Nesterenkonia halotolerans:
- the alaS gene encoding alanine--tRNA ligase, with protein MKTEDIARTWYDYFAAQGHERVPSASLISPDPSVLFTIAGMVPFIPYFMGTENPPYARAVSVQKCIRTADIEEVGKTARHGTFFQMCGNFSFGDYFKEKAIPMAWELLTNPTAGDPETGLPGYGLDPERLWVTVYQDDDEAYAIWRDEVGVPEARIQRFGPEDNYWNTGQAGPGGPCSEIYYDRGPAYGIEGGPAADETRYVEIWNLVFMQYRLSAVHSKTEFEVAGPLQNKNIDTGLGLERLAMVLQGVENMYETDQVRPVLDRAAALAGISYTSTEDPQDPHRANDVRLRMIADHVRSSLMLISDGVRPSNEGGGFVLRRLIRRVILAMRLMGVEEPVFGDLVSVSKDAMKGVYPEVETGFEKIHATAVKEEQAFLRTISAGTAKLQSAVSSAQSAGAAVTGADAFALHDTYGFPIDLTLEMAAEAGVSVDETSFRALMTEQRERARADAKGKKSGHADTGLYQQLRADSPTRFTGYTEHTTESTVRGLLVAGESRRSASAGEDIELVLDATPFYAESGGQAPDTGRVTGDGFELEVLDVQSPIKGLSVHRARVISGEVPVGAAALGAIDVRRRLDAQKAHTGTHLIHAALHDVLGPEAVQAGSFNKEGYLRFDFTADEAMSSGARQELEEAANVAIRDNYEVMTRVTSLEEAQAMGAMMLFGEKYGEEVRMVEINGAWSRELCGGTHVDATAEIGTLALMSEASVGAGNRRVEALVGLDAFNHFAAERTLVNQLTEMLKVPADQVQDRIASTLTKLKEVERELEKLRSAQLRAKASELLSHTVDAGGVDVLAHDAGAVSSADDLRGLALDLRGRLGSRAAVAAVAGVAKGRPVIVVATTEAARLQNVSAGDLVKLACGVLGGGGGGKADLAQGGGQDATKIGEALNVVVSAVGQRG; from the coding sequence ATGAAGACCGAGGACATCGCCCGGACGTGGTACGACTACTTCGCCGCCCAGGGGCATGAGCGCGTCCCCAGCGCATCGCTGATCTCACCCGACCCCTCGGTGCTGTTCACCATCGCCGGGATGGTGCCGTTCATCCCTTACTTCATGGGAACCGAGAACCCGCCCTATGCACGCGCGGTGTCCGTGCAGAAGTGCATCCGCACCGCGGACATCGAGGAGGTCGGCAAGACCGCCCGCCACGGCACGTTCTTCCAGATGTGCGGCAACTTCTCGTTCGGGGACTACTTCAAGGAGAAGGCCATCCCGATGGCCTGGGAGCTGCTGACCAACCCCACCGCAGGCGACCCCGAGACGGGTCTGCCCGGCTACGGGCTGGACCCCGAGCGGCTCTGGGTCACGGTCTACCAGGACGACGACGAGGCGTACGCCATCTGGCGCGACGAGGTGGGTGTGCCCGAGGCTCGGATCCAGCGCTTCGGTCCCGAGGACAACTATTGGAACACCGGTCAGGCCGGTCCGGGCGGGCCCTGCTCCGAGATCTACTACGACCGGGGTCCCGCCTACGGGATCGAGGGCGGCCCTGCGGCCGACGAGACCAGGTACGTCGAGATCTGGAACCTTGTCTTCATGCAGTACCGGCTCTCCGCCGTGCATTCCAAGACCGAGTTCGAGGTCGCCGGTCCGCTGCAGAACAAGAACATCGATACCGGGCTCGGTCTCGAACGCCTCGCCATGGTGCTCCAGGGCGTGGAGAACATGTATGAGACCGACCAGGTCCGTCCCGTTCTGGACCGCGCAGCGGCGCTTGCCGGGATCAGCTACACCTCCACAGAGGACCCCCAGGACCCCCATCGCGCCAATGACGTGCGCCTGCGGATGATCGCCGATCATGTGCGCAGCTCGCTGATGCTGATCTCCGACGGGGTGCGACCCTCCAACGAGGGCGGCGGCTTCGTGCTGCGCCGACTCATCCGACGGGTCATCCTCGCGATGCGGCTGATGGGCGTGGAGGAGCCGGTCTTCGGTGACCTGGTCTCCGTGTCCAAGGACGCGATGAAGGGCGTCTACCCGGAGGTGGAGACCGGTTTCGAGAAGATCCACGCCACCGCGGTGAAGGAGGAACAGGCCTTCCTGCGCACGATCTCCGCGGGGACGGCCAAGCTGCAGTCGGCCGTGTCCTCCGCGCAGAGCGCCGGGGCGGCCGTCACCGGCGCCGACGCCTTCGCTCTGCATGACACCTACGGCTTCCCCATCGACCTGACGCTGGAGATGGCCGCTGAAGCGGGGGTCAGCGTGGATGAGACGAGCTTCCGCGCCCTGATGACCGAACAGCGTGAACGCGCCCGTGCCGACGCCAAGGGCAAGAAGTCCGGCCACGCCGACACCGGGCTCTATCAGCAGCTGCGCGCGGACTCCCCGACCCGCTTCACCGGGTACACCGAGCACACCACTGAGTCCACGGTGCGCGGGCTGCTCGTGGCCGGCGAGTCCCGGCGCAGCGCCTCCGCCGGTGAAGACATCGAGCTGGTCCTCGACGCCACACCGTTCTACGCCGAATCCGGAGGCCAGGCACCGGACACCGGACGGGTCACCGGCGACGGCTTCGAGCTCGAGGTGCTCGATGTTCAGTCACCCATCAAGGGTCTCTCGGTGCACCGGGCACGAGTCATCTCCGGCGAGGTGCCGGTGGGAGCCGCCGCCCTCGGCGCCATCGACGTACGACGCCGGCTGGACGCACAGAAGGCACACACCGGCACCCACCTGATCCATGCGGCCCTGCACGACGTGCTGGGCCCCGAGGCCGTGCAGGCAGGCTCCTTCAACAAGGAGGGCTACCTCCGCTTCGACTTCACCGCCGACGAGGCGATGAGCTCCGGGGCACGCCAGGAGCTCGAAGAGGCAGCGAACGTCGCCATCCGTGACAACTACGAGGTGATGACCCGCGTGACCTCGCTCGAGGAGGCCCAGGCCATGGGGGCGATGATGCTCTTCGGAGAGAAGTACGGCGAGGAGGTCCGCATGGTGGAGATCAACGGCGCCTGGTCGCGTGAACTCTGCGGCGGCACCCACGTCGACGCCACGGCTGAGATCGGGACGCTGGCGCTGATGTCTGAAGCCTCGGTCGGTGCAGGCAACCGTCGTGTCGAAGCCCTCGTGGGTCTCGATGCCTTCAACCACTTCGCAGCAGAGCGCACGCTGGTGAACCAGCTCACCGAGATGCTCAAGGTCCCGGCAGACCAGGTGCAGGACCGCATCGCCTCCACGCTGACCAAGCTCAAAGAGGTCGAGCGTGAGCTGGAGAAGCTGCGCAGCGCCCAGCTGCGGGCCAAGGCTTCAGAGCTGCTGTCCCACACCGTGGATGCAGGCGGGGTAGACGTGCTGGCCCACGACGCCGGAGCGGTGTCCAGTGCCGACGATCTGCGCGGCCTCGCACTGGACCTGAGAGGCCGGCTGGGCTCCCGGGCCGCGGTGGCCGCAGTCGCGGGCGTCGCGAAGGGGCGTCCCGTGATCGTGGTCGCCACGACCGAAGCCGCCCGGCTGCAGAACGTCTCTGCCGGAGACCTGGTCAAGCTCGCCTGCGGCGTGCTCGGCGGAGGCGGCGGCGGCAAGGCCGACCTCGCCCAGGGCGGCGGACAGGACGCCACGAAGATCGGCGAAGCACTCAACGTCGTCGTCTCGGCGGTCGGACAGCGTGGCTGA
- the rpsD gene encoding 30S ribosomal protein S4 yields the protein MPTSPLRSRRTVKASRALGIALTPKAQKYLDRRPYGPGQHGRTRRRQDSDYAVRLKEKQRLRAQYGIREAQMTRYYEEAKRMHEGLTGENLIELLESRLDALVLRSGFARTIAQARQFVVHRHITVNGKRVDRPSFRVKPGQLIAVHERSESFEPFQVAAAGTHQDALPAVPGYLTVEIEKLQATLSRKPKREEVPVTCEEQLVVEYYAR from the coding sequence ATGCCCACATCACCATTGCGCAGTCGTCGGACTGTGAAGGCATCGCGTGCCCTTGGCATCGCGCTGACCCCCAAGGCTCAGAAGTACCTGGACCGCCGCCCCTACGGCCCCGGCCAGCATGGACGTACGCGTCGTCGTCAGGATTCTGACTACGCCGTGCGTCTGAAGGAGAAGCAGCGTCTGCGCGCGCAGTACGGCATCCGTGAGGCGCAGATGACGCGCTACTACGAAGAGGCCAAGCGCATGCACGAGGGCCTGACCGGTGAGAACCTCATCGAGCTGCTCGAGTCCCGGCTCGATGCCCTGGTTCTGCGTTCGGGCTTCGCCCGCACCATCGCCCAGGCTCGCCAGTTCGTGGTTCACCGCCACATCACGGTCAACGGCAAGCGCGTGGACCGTCCGTCCTTCCGCGTCAAGCCGGGCCAGCTGATCGCTGTGCACGAGCGCTCCGAGAGCTTCGAGCCCTTCCAGGTGGCCGCCGCAGGCACCCACCAGGACGCGCTCCCAGCAGTTCCCGGCTACCTCACCGTCGAGATCGAGAAGCTGCAGGCGACACTTTCCCGCAAGCCCAAGCGCGAAGAGGTCCCCGTCACCTGTGAAGAGCAGCTCGTGGTCGAGTACTACGCACGCTGA
- a CDS encoding DUF4191 domain-containing protein, with translation MAPADTTPPVSSKAEAKTALKNLKAEQKAEKRDRKARKKANKQDGFFARIKQVFSMTRSYDPNIGWWMALAFFATFAVIFLIVTLLLNWVTGLLIALPLALLAAMILMNRRAEKAAFSRIEGRPGAAAAALSTLKRGWIVTEEPVAMDPKTQDAIFRVVGKPGLILVTEGPSHRVSKLVQKTRKRFSPILRDTGVPIHIIQAGRGDQQVPLQKLNRAIKKLDKKLTKHEVNAVERRLAALPISRPPIPKGVDPYRTRPDRKALRG, from the coding sequence ATGGCACCAGCTGACACCACTCCCCCGGTCTCCTCCAAGGCGGAGGCGAAGACCGCGCTCAAGAACCTCAAGGCCGAGCAGAAGGCAGAGAAGCGGGACCGCAAGGCTCGCAAGAAGGCCAATAAGCAGGACGGCTTCTTCGCCCGGATCAAGCAGGTCTTCTCGATGACCCGCTCCTATGACCCGAACATCGGGTGGTGGATGGCGCTGGCGTTCTTCGCCACGTTTGCGGTGATCTTCCTGATCGTCACGCTGCTGCTGAACTGGGTCACCGGGCTTCTGATCGCTCTGCCGCTGGCTCTGCTGGCCGCGATGATTCTGATGAATCGACGCGCCGAGAAGGCGGCCTTCTCCCGCATCGAGGGCCGTCCCGGCGCCGCAGCCGCGGCGCTGAGCACGCTCAAGCGCGGGTGGATCGTCACGGAAGAACCTGTGGCGATGGACCCGAAGACCCAGGACGCGATCTTCCGCGTCGTGGGCAAGCCCGGGCTGATCCTGGTCACCGAAGGCCCCTCACACCGGGTGAGCAAGCTGGTGCAGAAGACGCGCAAGCGCTTCAGCCCCATCCTGCGCGACACCGGTGTCCCGATCCACATCATCCAGGCCGGGCGCGGCGACCAGCAGGTCCCCCTGCAGAAGCTGAACCGGGCGATCAAGAAGCTGGACAAGAAGCTCACCAAGCACGAGGTCAATGCCGTCGAGCGTCGCCTCGCCGCGCTGCCGATCTCGCGGCCACCGATTCCCAAGGGCGTCGATCCTTACCGCACCCGCCCCGACCGCAAGGCGCTGCGCGGCTAG
- the lipA gene encoding lipoyl synthase, with amino-acid sequence MTVAPEGRRMLRVEARNASIPVERKPEWMRTKVKMGNEFAAMKKRVGEKGLHTVCEEAGCPNIFECWEDREATFLIGGSACTRRCDFCEIDTGRPGAVDESEPLQVAQSVQEMQLRYATVTGVARDDLPDEGVWLYAETIRKIHELNPGTGVEILIPDFSGREENIAGICEAAPEVFAHNVETVPRIFRRIRPAFRYERSLDVLTQGRAHGMITKSNLILGMGETRDEVSEALQDLHDAGCDLLTITQYLRPTPRHLPVDRWVKPQEFLDISEEAEEIGFLGVMSGPLVRSSYRAGSLWAKAMQKKGWEIPAALSHIEPSGATKQEASTLVAAGF; translated from the coding sequence GTGACTGTGGCACCTGAAGGTCGACGCATGCTGCGCGTCGAAGCACGAAACGCCTCGATTCCAGTGGAGCGCAAACCCGAATGGATGCGCACCAAGGTCAAGATGGGCAACGAGTTCGCCGCGATGAAGAAGCGCGTCGGCGAGAAGGGGCTGCACACGGTCTGCGAAGAGGCCGGATGCCCCAACATCTTCGAGTGCTGGGAGGACCGCGAGGCCACCTTCCTCATCGGCGGCTCGGCCTGCACCCGACGCTGTGACTTCTGCGAGATCGACACCGGGCGGCCGGGGGCCGTCGATGAGTCCGAGCCGCTGCAGGTGGCCCAGTCGGTGCAGGAGATGCAGCTGCGCTACGCCACCGTCACAGGCGTCGCCCGGGACGACCTCCCGGATGAGGGCGTGTGGCTCTACGCCGAGACGATCCGCAAGATCCACGAGCTGAACCCCGGCACCGGCGTCGAGATCCTCATCCCGGACTTCTCGGGTCGCGAGGAGAACATCGCTGGGATCTGCGAGGCAGCTCCCGAGGTCTTCGCCCACAACGTCGAGACGGTCCCGCGCATCTTCCGCCGCATCCGCCCGGCTTTCCGCTACGAGCGGTCCCTGGACGTGCTCACCCAGGGACGGGCGCACGGCATGATCACCAAGTCCAACCTGATCCTGGGCATGGGCGAGACCCGCGACGAGGTCTCCGAGGCGCTGCAGGATCTGCATGACGCCGGATGCGATCTGCTGACCATCACCCAGTACCTGCGTCCCACGCCGCGGCACCTTCCGGTGGATCGCTGGGTCAAGCCCCAGGAGTTCCTGGACATCTCTGAAGAAGCCGAAGAGATCGGCTTCCTCGGCGTCATGTCGGGACCCCTGGTCCGCTCCTCCTACCGGGCCGGCTCGCTCTGGGCCAAGGCGATGCAGAAGAAGGGCTGGGAGATCCCCGCCGCCCTGTCGCACATCGAACCCTCGGGAGCCACCAAGCAGGAGGCGTCCACTCTCGTCGCGGCAGGCTTCTGA
- the lipB gene encoding lipoyl(octanoyl) transferase LipB yields MELAFTRLGFDPQLLDYSETHAVQQRLHAAVHDGTAPSTVLLLEHADVYTAGRRTEPQDRPKDGTPVLDVDRGGKITWHGRGQLVGYPILHLRDPSLVRDYVCVLEKMLISLLSEDFGIYGTQVEGRSGVWLIDGEGQRKIAAIGLRVHHSVTMHGFALNCSNDLAPFENIIPCGISDAGTTSISAELGRRVTPEDVADSVTARLQSVLPHLLRSTPPPTPQAAPHVSAGSAGSPDPRVSQRGCDISRTTEGVPQ; encoded by the coding sequence ATGGAGCTCGCATTCACGCGGCTGGGTTTCGACCCCCAGCTTCTCGACTACTCCGAGACACACGCCGTCCAGCAGCGGCTGCACGCTGCGGTGCACGATGGCACAGCCCCCTCCACGGTGCTGCTGCTCGAGCACGCAGACGTCTACACCGCCGGACGCCGCACCGAGCCACAGGATCGGCCCAAGGACGGGACCCCGGTGCTCGACGTCGACCGTGGTGGGAAGATCACCTGGCACGGTCGGGGCCAGCTCGTCGGGTACCCGATCCTGCATCTTCGGGACCCCTCCCTGGTCAGGGACTATGTCTGCGTTCTGGAAAAGATGCTGATCAGCCTGCTCTCCGAGGACTTCGGGATCTACGGCACCCAGGTCGAGGGCCGTTCCGGGGTGTGGCTGATCGACGGCGAGGGCCAGCGCAAGATCGCGGCGATCGGTCTGCGGGTCCACCACTCGGTCACGATGCATGGATTCGCGCTCAACTGCTCCAACGATCTCGCTCCCTTCGAGAACATCATTCCGTGCGGAATCAGCGACGCCGGCACGACCAGCATCAGCGCAGAGCTTGGACGCCGGGTCACACCCGAGGATGTTGCCGACAGTGTGACCGCCCGCCTTCAGTCCGTCCTCCCCCATCTCCTCAGGAGCACACCCCCGCCCACCCCTCAGGCGGCTCCTCACGTTTCAGCAGGCTCTGCCGGCTCCCCCGATCCACGCGTCAGCCAGCGAGGCTGCGACATCTCTCGAACAACAGAAGGAGTCCCACAGTGA
- a CDS encoding serine/threonine protein kinase → MQLVREDAVQASGDTSSPAVGRRSECPRAEGITVERMLGMGGSCTVWLASWDGPAAPGWHLVDAVPPSRFALKLPHLPGLRCPAAGAAAKELQALDWLRHEHLVRAYGTVETSHGLGLMLEPYCAGSLGSVLRRAGRLSTGELVTVLTPIATALESLHQQGVVHGDVSPGNILLAPDGKPALGDLADAQALGLPGARTGTEGFIAPEALSNRWRSPGAGRARQRSSWPRVESDVYSLAAVAWFALCGSVPARTQYRAPLQALRPEVPGALVMLLESALQEDPQRRPGAGDFAVALFRAAVPTPLDLTPYVGEEVVPELPSVNTRSPDPRRRVALVAALTLLGSGVGAMVVVPQDDGGDPGLASAVQAPAGPESPASPESTESPESRDSPESREAAEGTRAPSPRGPGQPSELQETPDAGNLLQLEDPAAALEGIAVLRTQALRRADPGLVHRYTVEGSPARLADEELIRSFRARGLSYEGRALEIEVQPAAQHSAGPASGEVRLQVRVTAAGLQGGPAQTQRVVLGLQRHGGAWLLDSVEESG, encoded by the coding sequence ATGCAGCTGGTCAGAGAGGATGCGGTTCAGGCGAGCGGTGACACGTCGTCACCCGCCGTCGGGCGACGCTCCGAGTGTCCGCGAGCCGAGGGGATCACCGTGGAGCGGATGCTCGGCATGGGTGGCTCCTGCACCGTCTGGCTGGCAAGCTGGGACGGTCCAGCTGCGCCTGGCTGGCACCTGGTCGATGCGGTGCCTCCCTCGCGATTCGCCTTGAAGCTGCCGCACCTCCCGGGCCTGCGATGTCCGGCCGCGGGAGCTGCTGCCAAGGAGCTCCAGGCCCTGGACTGGCTGCGCCATGAGCATCTGGTGCGAGCCTATGGCACGGTGGAGACCTCTCACGGTCTCGGTCTCATGCTGGAGCCATACTGCGCCGGCTCTCTGGGGTCGGTGCTCCGCCGGGCCGGGCGGCTGAGCACCGGTGAGCTGGTCACTGTGCTCACCCCCATCGCCACCGCACTGGAGAGCCTCCACCAGCAAGGTGTGGTGCACGGGGATGTCTCTCCGGGGAACATACTGCTCGCCCCGGACGGGAAGCCCGCTCTGGGTGACCTCGCCGATGCGCAGGCGCTCGGACTGCCTGGGGCACGCACCGGGACCGAAGGGTTCATCGCCCCGGAGGCGCTGTCGAACCGGTGGCGCAGTCCTGGCGCGGGGAGGGCGAGGCAGCGATCATCGTGGCCGCGTGTTGAGTCCGATGTCTATTCGCTCGCCGCGGTGGCCTGGTTCGCCCTGTGTGGGTCTGTGCCCGCGCGTACCCAGTACCGGGCTCCGCTGCAGGCCCTGCGCCCCGAGGTTCCCGGTGCCCTTGTCATGCTGTTGGAGTCCGCGCTGCAGGAGGATCCCCAGCGGCGTCCCGGTGCCGGGGATTTTGCGGTGGCCCTCTTCCGAGCGGCGGTGCCCACGCCCCTGGACCTGACGCCGTACGTGGGTGAAGAGGTGGTGCCGGAGCTTCCTTCGGTGAACACACGGTCGCCTGACCCTCGCCGTCGCGTGGCCCTTGTCGCGGCGCTGACGCTGCTGGGATCGGGAGTCGGGGCCATGGTGGTCGTCCCGCAGGACGACGGCGGCGACCCTGGCCTTGCATCGGCGGTGCAGGCCCCGGCCGGACCGGAGAGCCCAGCATCACCGGAGAGCACAGAGTCACCAGAGAGCAGAGATTCACCAGAGAGCAGAGAGGCAGCGGAAGGAACTCGCGCGCCAAGCCCTCGCGGCCCCGGACAACCCTCCGAGCTGCAGGAGACCCCCGATGCTGGGAACCTGCTGCAGCTCGAGGACCCGGCGGCGGCTCTGGAGGGAATCGCGGTGCTGCGGACCCAGGCGCTGCGCCGCGCCGATCCTGGCCTTGTGCATCGCTACACCGTGGAGGGCTCGCCGGCGAGACTCGCCGATGAGGAACTGATTCGCAGCTTCCGTGCGCGAGGGCTGAGCTACGAGGGTCGGGCATTGGAGATCGAGGTGCAACCCGCAGCGCAGCACTCGGCTGGACCGGCCTCTGGCGAGGTTCGGCTGCAGGTCAGGGTGACTGCGGCGGGGCTACAGGGCGGCCCGGCGCAGACCCAACGGGTGGTGCTGGGACTGCAGCGGCACGGTGGTGCGTGGCTGTTGGACAGCGTCGAGGAGTCCGGTTGA
- the sucB gene encoding 2-oxoglutarate dehydrogenase, E2 component, dihydrolipoamide succinyltransferase: MSETVNLPALGESVTEGTVTRWLVEVGDTVEVDQPLLEVSTDKVDTEVPSPAAGTIEELLVAEDETVEVGAPLVKIGDGSGSGDDSSDDSAEESGEAEASADSDASEDDQAPEPEPEEAEDAATEAEQPEATEQAAEENAPQQDEGGSEGGGSEGESQEVTLPQLGESVTEGTVTRWLVEVGDTVEVDQPLLEVSTDKVDTEVPSPVAGTIQEIKVSEDETVEVGAVLALVGSGSGGSSAPEQSEAEQDSESSSDEGSSDEGSSADESAESQQAAEEKSEPAEEPAPEERTEAPSSKSEKSEGSAKSEKASDSGSSAAKSDSSDSSAEGYVTPLVRRLAKNEGVDLSDVKGTGVGGRIRKQDVVDAAEAKKSQSTSSDEAPASSAAEKSAPKVEADTTKRGSTEKAPRIRQVIAQRMNESLDISAQLTQVHEIDMTRIVNLRAKAKASFREQNGVNLTYLPFIGTAVTEALKQHPKLNAEYDETNQQITYHDSEHLALAVDTEKGLLVPVINDAGDLSMAGLAKKIVDVADRTRKSKIGPGELSGGTFTITNFGSVGALFDTPIINQPQVAILGTGAIVKRPMIVEDGDGNETIGIRHMMYLSLTYDHRLVDGADAGRFMQTLKARLEGGNFEAQLGLEG; this comes from the coding sequence ATGTCTGAAACCGTGAACCTTCCAGCCCTTGGTGAATCAGTCACCGAAGGCACCGTGACCCGCTGGCTCGTAGAGGTCGGTGACACCGTCGAGGTCGACCAGCCTCTGCTGGAGGTCTCCACCGACAAGGTGGACACCGAGGTCCCCTCCCCCGCCGCCGGCACCATCGAGGAGCTCCTCGTGGCCGAGGACGAGACCGTGGAGGTAGGTGCGCCGCTGGTCAAGATCGGCGACGGCTCCGGATCGGGCGACGACTCCTCGGATGACTCCGCGGAGGAGAGCGGCGAGGCCGAGGCATCCGCAGACAGCGATGCCAGCGAGGACGACCAGGCTCCCGAGCCAGAGCCTGAAGAGGCCGAGGATGCCGCCACCGAGGCTGAGCAGCCCGAGGCCACCGAGCAGGCCGCCGAGGAGAACGCACCCCAGCAGGACGAGGGCGGCTCAGAAGGCGGTGGCTCAGAGGGTGAATCTCAGGAGGTGACCCTCCCGCAGCTCGGTGAGTCAGTGACTGAAGGCACCGTGACCCGCTGGCTCGTCGAGGTCGGCGACACCGTCGAGGTCGACCAGCCCCTGCTTGAGGTCTCGACTGACAAGGTCGACACCGAGGTCCCGTCCCCCGTGGCGGGAACCATCCAGGAGATCAAGGTCTCCGAGGACGAGACCGTCGAGGTCGGGGCGGTCCTCGCCCTCGTGGGCTCCGGCAGCGGCGGATCCTCCGCGCCTGAGCAGAGCGAAGCCGAGCAGGATTCCGAATCCTCCAGCGACGAAGGTTCCTCCGATGAGGGGTCCTCTGCGGACGAGTCCGCTGAGTCGCAGCAGGCTGCCGAAGAGAAGTCGGAGCCTGCCGAGGAGCCCGCTCCCGAAGAGCGGACCGAGGCCCCCTCGTCGAAGTCCGAGAAGTCCGAGGGCTCTGCGAAGTCTGAGAAGGCCAGTGACTCCGGCTCTTCGGCAGCGAAGTCTGACTCCTCCGACTCATCGGCCGAAGGCTATGTGACTCCCCTGGTGCGTCGGCTTGCCAAGAACGAGGGTGTCGACCTCTCAGACGTGAAGGGCACGGGCGTCGGCGGTCGCATCCGCAAACAGGATGTCGTCGATGCGGCCGAGGCGAAGAAGTCTCAGTCCACGTCCTCCGACGAGGCTCCGGCTTCCAGCGCTGCGGAGAAGTCCGCCCCCAAGGTCGAGGCGGACACCACCAAGCGTGGGTCCACCGAGAAGGCCCCGCGCATCCGCCAGGTCATCGCCCAGCGGATGAACGAGTCGCTGGACATCTCCGCCCAGCTGACCCAGGTCCACGAGATCGACATGACCCGCATCGTGAACCTCCGTGCCAAGGCCAAGGCCTCGTTCCGCGAGCAGAACGGCGTGAACCTGACCTACCTGCCCTTCATCGGCACCGCTGTCACCGAGGCGCTCAAGCAGCACCCCAAGCTGAACGCCGAGTATGACGAGACGAACCAGCAGATCACCTACCATGACAGCGAGCACCTCGCGTTGGCGGTGGACACCGAGAAGGGCCTGCTGGTCCCCGTCATCAACGACGCCGGAGACCTGAGCATGGCCGGGCTGGCAAAGAAGATCGTCGATGTGGCTGACCGGACGCGCAAGTCCAAGATCGGCCCCGGGGAGCTCTCCGGCGGCACCTTCACCATCACCAACTTCGGTTCGGTGGGCGCGCTGTTCGACACCCCGATCATCAACCAGCCGCAGGTGGCGATCCTGGGCACCGGGGCGATCGTGAAGCGTCCGATGATCGTCGAGGATGGAGATGGCAACGAGACCATCGGCATCCGGCACATGATGTACCTGTCCCTGACCTACGATCACCGCCTGGTGGACGGGGCCGACGCCGGACGGTTCATGCAGACGCTGAAGGCACGGCTGGAAGGCGGAAACTTCGAGGCTCAGCTGGGCCTGGAAGGCTGA
- the lpdA gene encoding dihydrolipoyl dehydrogenase, which yields MTVADQPQEFDVLVLGGGSAGYAAALRSVQHGLTVGLIEKDKLGGTCLHWGCIPTKAYLHAAELADEARSSEKYGVKTTFEGVDMAKVREYKDGIVAGKYKGLTGLLKMRKVTVVSGEGKLVSENEIEVDGTRYTGKNIVLATGSTSKTFGLPLSKKIITSTEALEMDSTPKSAIVLGGGVIGCEFASAWTSYGTEVTIIEGLPSLVPNEDPSIVKQLERTFKKRGITFNTGTFFNEVKETDDGVKVTLEDGKTFEAEICLVAVGRGPVTEGFGFEDAGITLDRGFVITDERLHTGVGNIYAIGDIVPGLQLAHRGYQQGIFVAEEIAGNNPMIVEDINIPKVTYCDPEIMSVGYTQPAAEEKYGKDEIEITEYNLAGNGKSSILGTGGMIKMVGVKGGPIVGVHGIGTRISEQVGEAQLIVNWEAYPEDVASLIHAHPTQNEAMGEAAMALFGHPLHG from the coding sequence ATGACAGTGGCCGACCAGCCTCAGGAATTCGACGTACTCGTTCTCGGCGGAGGCAGCGCAGGCTATGCTGCGGCGCTGCGCTCGGTCCAGCACGGCCTCACAGTGGGCCTCATCGAGAAGGACAAGCTCGGCGGCACGTGTCTGCACTGGGGCTGCATCCCCACCAAGGCCTACCTGCATGCCGCTGAGCTCGCCGACGAGGCGCGCTCCTCGGAGAAGTACGGCGTCAAGACCACTTTCGAAGGCGTGGACATGGCCAAGGTCCGCGAATACAAGGACGGCATCGTCGCCGGAAAGTACAAAGGCCTCACGGGCCTGCTGAAGATGCGCAAGGTCACGGTCGTCTCCGGCGAGGGAAAGCTCGTGTCCGAGAACGAGATCGAGGTGGACGGCACCCGGTACACCGGCAAGAACATCGTGCTGGCCACCGGCTCCACCTCCAAGACGTTCGGCCTGCCGCTGAGCAAGAAGATCATCACCTCCACCGAGGCGCTGGAGATGGATTCCACCCCGAAGTCGGCGATCGTGCTCGGCGGCGGCGTCATCGGCTGCGAGTTCGCCTCCGCGTGGACCTCCTACGGCACCGAGGTCACCATCATCGAGGGCCTGCCTTCGCTGGTGCCCAATGAGGATCCCTCCATCGTCAAGCAGCTTGAGCGCACCTTCAAGAAGCGCGGCATCACCTTCAACACCGGCACCTTCTTCAACGAGGTCAAAGAGACCGACGACGGCGTCAAGGTCACCCTCGAGGACGGCAAGACCTTTGAGGCCGAGATCTGCCTGGTCGCCGTCGGGCGCGGACCGGTCACCGAGGGCTTCGGCTTCGAAGACGCAGGGATCACCCTCGATCGCGGCTTCGTGATCACTGACGAGCGGCTGCACACCGGCGTCGGCAACATCTATGCGATCGGGGACATCGTCCCGGGTCTCCAGCTCGCGCACCGCGGGTACCAGCAGGGAATCTTCGTCGCCGAGGAGATCGCCGGGAACAACCCGATGATCGTTGAGGACATCAACATCCCCAAGGTCACTTATTGCGACCCCGAGATCATGTCGGTGGGCTACACCCAGCCCGCGGCTGAAGAGAAGTACGGCAAGGACGAGATCGAGATCACCGAGTACAACCTCGCTGGCAACGGCAAGTCCTCCATCCTGGGCACCGGCGGCATGATCAAGATGGTCGGCGTCAAGGGCGGCCCGATCGTCGGAGTCCACGGCATCGGCACTCGCATCAGCGAGCAGGTCGGCGAGGCTCAGCTGATCGTGAACTGGGAGGCCTACCCCGAGGACGTCGCCTCCCTGATCCATGCCCACCCCACGCAGAACGAAGCCATGGGTGAGGCTGCGATGGCGCTCTTCGGTCACCCGCTGCACGGCTGA